A genomic stretch from Bacillus sp. N1-1 includes:
- the ftsZ gene encoding cell division protein FtsZ: MLEFDMNMEQLAQIKVIGVGGGGSNAVNRMIENGVQGVEFIAVNTDAQALNLAKAEVKMQIGGKLTRGLGAGANPEIGKKAAEESKEQIQEALSGADMVFVTAGMGGGTGTGAAPVIAEIAKELGALTVGVVTRPFTFEGKKRSTQAVTGIAMLKEKVDTLIVIPNDRLLEIVDKNTPMLEAFREADNVLRQGVQGISDLIAVPGLINLDFADVKTIMTERGSALMGIGIATGENRASEAAKKAISSPLLETSIDGAKGVLMNITGGSNLSLYEVNEAADIVSSASDENVNMIFGSVINEDLKDEILVTVIATGFDENENKKKTVPRPSAQSKQSAPIQQPKHEEEEAQPEPSKFGARTDESNDTLDIPTFLRNRKRNRR; encoded by the coding sequence ATGTTAGAGTTTGATATGAATATGGAACAATTAGCACAGATAAAAGTAATCGGTGTCGGCGGAGGCGGAAGCAACGCTGTTAATCGTATGATTGAAAATGGTGTACAAGGTGTTGAATTTATTGCCGTTAACACGGATGCACAGGCATTAAACCTTGCTAAGGCAGAGGTGAAGATGCAAATTGGTGGTAAATTAACAAGAGGTCTTGGAGCTGGAGCTAATCCTGAGATTGGCAAGAAAGCTGCTGAGGAAAGCAAAGAACAGATCCAGGAAGCACTCAGTGGTGCGGATATGGTTTTCGTCACGGCAGGAATGGGTGGCGGAACAGGTACTGGAGCAGCACCTGTTATTGCTGAAATTGCAAAAGAGCTTGGCGCATTAACCGTAGGTGTTGTGACGCGTCCATTTACATTTGAAGGTAAAAAGCGTTCAACACAAGCTGTTACTGGTATTGCAATGCTGAAAGAAAAAGTCGATACGTTAATTGTTATTCCTAACGATCGTCTACTTGAAATTGTAGACAAAAATACGCCAATGCTTGAAGCATTCCGTGAAGCGGACAACGTTCTTCGCCAGGGTGTTCAAGGTATTTCTGATCTTATTGCGGTACCAGGACTGATTAACCTTGACTTTGCCGATGTAAAAACCATTATGACTGAACGAGGTTCTGCTCTAATGGGTATCGGTATTGCAACTGGGGAAAATCGCGCTTCTGAAGCTGCTAAGAAAGCTATATCAAGTCCACTTCTTGAAACATCAATTGATGGAGCAAAAGGTGTTCTCATGAACATTACAGGTGGTTCTAACCTGAGTCTTTATGAAGTGAACGAAGCGGCTGATATCGTTTCTTCCGCATCTGATGAGAATGTGAACATGATTTTCGGTTCTGTTATTAATGAAGATCTAAAAGATGAAATTCTCGTTACTGTTATCGCGACAGGATTTGACGAGAATGAGAATAAGAAAAAGACGGTTCCACGTCCTTCTGCTCAGTCGAAGCAAAGCGCTCCGATTCAGCAACCTAAGCACGAGGAAGAAGAAGCACAGCCGGAACCATCCAAATTTGGCGCGCGCACTGACGAATCCAATGACACATTGGACATCCCTACGTTCTTACGTAATCGTAAACGCAATCGACGCTAA
- a CDS encoding homoserine dehydrogenase: MKDCVSVGLLGLGTVGSGVVHMIDSHQKELQQRVGCEVKVAKVLVRDMDKARSVDLDESVLTLDPEDVINNPEVDVVIEVIGGIDQAKEFILSSLQNHKHVVTANKDLMAIHGRELLSAAVENESDLFYEASVAGGIPILRSLVEGLSSDRITKLMGIVNGTTNYILTKMTKNNVPYDSVLKEAQELGFAEADPTADVEGLDAARKMVILGTLGFSMKVGLDDVKVEGITRVDEDDIAYSKKLGYTIKLLGIASSTDGSIELSVQPTLLPSRHPLASVNDEYNAVYVYGEAVGETMFYGPGAGQLPTATAVVSDLVAVIKNMRLGVNGKSVILPQHDRKLKDDEQIKSKHFIRLIVKDEPGAFSKISHLFQDRGLSLEKLIQEPVVNKGTAELVIITHETNQKAFEDVHNRLRDLDVVVEVKSRYRVEGM, translated from the coding sequence ATGAAGGATTGCGTATCAGTTGGATTATTAGGACTAGGAACTGTTGGTAGTGGTGTTGTACATATGATTGACTCTCATCAAAAGGAATTGCAGCAGCGAGTAGGCTGTGAAGTGAAAGTAGCCAAAGTTCTTGTAAGAGATATGGATAAAGCACGAAGCGTAGATTTAGATGAAAGTGTACTTACACTTGATCCAGAGGATGTCATCAATAATCCGGAAGTTGACGTAGTGATTGAAGTAATTGGTGGCATTGATCAAGCAAAAGAATTCATTCTTTCATCACTTCAAAATCATAAACACGTTGTGACTGCAAATAAAGACTTGATGGCCATTCATGGGCGTGAGTTACTAAGCGCTGCGGTTGAGAATGAAAGTGATCTTTTCTACGAAGCTAGTGTAGCAGGTGGGATTCCGATTCTTAGAAGTTTAGTAGAAGGATTATCTTCGGACCGCATTACGAAATTAATGGGGATCGTAAATGGTACAACAAACTATATTTTAACAAAGATGACAAAAAATAATGTCCCTTACGATAGTGTTTTAAAAGAAGCACAGGAGCTAGGCTTTGCAGAAGCAGATCCAACAGCCGATGTAGAAGGACTGGATGCTGCTAGGAAAATGGTTATTCTTGGAACGCTCGGCTTTTCAATGAAAGTAGGTTTAGACGACGTTAAGGTAGAAGGCATTACTCGAGTAGATGAAGATGATATTGCTTATAGTAAAAAGCTAGGTTATACCATTAAATTATTGGGGATTGCAAGTTCAACAGATGGTTCGATTGAGTTATCAGTTCAGCCAACCTTGCTTCCGTCAAGACACCCATTAGCTTCCGTTAACGATGAGTATAATGCAGTCTATGTATACGGTGAAGCAGTTGGAGAAACGATGTTCTACGGCCCTGGTGCTGGTCAGCTGCCAACCGCAACGGCTGTTGTATCGGATCTTGTTGCAGTTATTAAGAACATGAGACTAGGCGTGAATGGAAAAAGTGTTATTCTTCCACAGCATGATCGCAAGCTTAAAGATGATGAGCAAATCAAAAGTAAACATTTTATTCGCTTGATTGTAAAAGATGAACCTGGGGCCTTCTCTAAGATTTCACACCTCTTTCAGGATCGCGGGTTAAGTTTAGAAAAATTAATTCAAGAACCTGTTGTCAATAAGGGAACTGCTGAGCTTGTCATCATCACACATGAAACAAATCAGAAAGCATTTGAGGACGTTCATAATCGATTAAGAGATCTGGATGTTGTTGTAGAAGTGAAAAGTCGCTACCGCGTGGAGGGAATGTAA